A single window of Neisseria sp. KEM232 DNA harbors:
- a CDS encoding inositol monophosphatase family protein, which translates to MLQELQTLVKHIAHTEVMPRFLTSAASEKADGSILSEADLAAQAAFSDGLRQIAGCPMLGEEMAEQAQRDLWLHNHDALWVVDPIDGTTNFVNGFPHFALSAALLRQGRPEIGVIYNPVSDECFYAQAGQGAFLNGRRLPLALREKKLHRAIAGVEIKYLRSGKLSSRMSTLSPVGSIRSMGSSTLDWCYLAAGRMDVYVHGGQKLWDYAAGSLIFSEAGGCLATLEGDDFWSGEHVFQRSVIAAVSPQLFDPWLKWIRSNQ; encoded by the coding sequence GCGCTTTCTCACGTCGGCCGCAAGCGAGAAGGCCGACGGCAGCATTCTGTCGGAAGCCGATCTGGCGGCGCAGGCCGCTTTTTCAGACGGCCTGCGGCAGATTGCCGGCTGCCCGATGCTCGGCGAGGAAATGGCCGAACAGGCGCAGCGCGACTTGTGGCTGCACAACCACGACGCGCTGTGGGTGGTCGACCCGATAGACGGCACCACCAATTTCGTCAACGGCTTCCCCCACTTCGCCCTCTCCGCCGCCCTGCTGCGGCAGGGCAGACCCGAAATCGGCGTTATCTACAACCCCGTGTCCGACGAATGCTTTTACGCGCAGGCCGGGCAGGGCGCGTTTCTCAACGGCCGCCGCCTGCCGCTGGCGCTGCGCGAAAAAAAACTCCACCGTGCCATCGCCGGCGTGGAAATCAAATACCTGCGTTCGGGCAAACTCTCCAGCCGCATGAGCACCCTCTCGCCGGTGGGCAGCATCCGCAGCATGGGCAGCAGCACGCTCGACTGGTGCTATCTCGCCGCCGGACGCATGGACGTGTACGTCCACGGCGGCCAGAAACTGTGGGACTACGCGGCAGGCTCGCTGATTTTCAGCGAAGCAGGCGGCTGCCTCGCCACACTCGAAGGCGACGATTTTTGGAGCGGAGAACACGTTTTCCAGCGATCGGTCATTGCCGCCGTCAGCCCGCAGCTGTTCGATCCGTGGCTCAAATGGATACGCAGCAACCAGTAG